In Panulirus ornatus isolate Po-2019 chromosome 49, ASM3632096v1, whole genome shotgun sequence, the following proteins share a genomic window:
- the LOC139764405 gene encoding uncharacterized protein, with protein MQTSALILLLVAVATSVSDDSVERHVYKTLKSFQSYRNDFIPGSNGIYSFVYHVGDSERAEERNEEGQVNGHFAFVAPEGDEYLFKYGADDGGYRVESDALPTVPEDTDEVKRAKEHFFQAYQEALERAEDDDYSSEESDEDSDESDEDFSDESSEEDDEDSDSDSDEDEEEEEGSQRPLHFGGRLFPSYRYNKK; from the exons ACCTCAGCTCTGATCTTGCTCTTGGTGGCAGTGGCGACCAGTGTCTCCGACGACTCAGTTGAACGACATGTGTACAAAACCCTCAAGTCTTTCCAGAGTTACAGGAACGACTTCATCCCCGGTAGCAACGGCATATACAG CTTCGTATACCACGTCGGCGACAGCGAACGTGCCGAGGAACGTAATGAAGAAGGCCAAGTCAATGGGCACTTCGCCTTCGTCGCTCCTGAGGGAGACGAGTACCTGTTCAAATACGGCGCCGACGATGGTGGATACCGAGTGGAGAGCGACGCCCTTCCTACCGTCCCAGAGGACACCGACGAGGTCAAGAGGGCCAAGGAGCACTTCTTCCAGGCTTATCAGGAGGCCCTTGAGCGAGCCGAGGACGACGACTACTCCTCAGAGGAGAGCGACGAGGACTCCGACGAGTCTGACGAAGACTTCAGCGATGAATCCAGTGAAGAAGACGACGAGGATTCAGACTCAGACtcagacgaggacgaggaggaggaggaggggagccagAGACCCTTACACTTCGGGGGCCGCCTCTTCCCCTCCTACAGGTACAACAAGAAGTAA